A segment of the Roseofilum capinflatum BLCC-M114 genome:
CTGGGTCTTCTAGGGTGCGTATCTTCTGCCAAAGACGAACGGTATCTTCCCGTTGAGCGCGTTCTGGGGTATAAGAGTCAAAGTGATGCCAGCGTCCATCTTGCAGGGCAACGGCAAAGATGTACATAATCGAATGGTCTAGGGTTTCCCGCGTGGCTTTGGGGTTCATCTTCTGGGGATCTCCGGAACCCGTACCAATAACATAATGGGTTTGATGGCTGCCGTGGATGACTATTTCTTTGATCTTCTCGAAGTCATCAATTTTTTCTCCCATCCGAAAGGCTAAATCGATCAGTCCTTGGGCTTGATATTCCGCAGAATGTTCTTTGGTATAGGATTCGAGAATGGCTCGCTTGGGTTCCCCTGGTTCGGGTAGGGGCATGTGATAAACGGCATCGGGGCCGCTTAAAATCCAGGCAATAATACTGTCTTCGCCTTCGTAAATGGGGGATGGTGAACCTTCTCCCCTCATGCAGCGATCGACGGCTTCGAGACCATTTTTACCTGCGAATGCGGGAGCGTAAGCTTTCCAGCTAGAAATATCGGCTTTGCGAGATTGCCTGGTGGTGATGGTGGTGTGGGCGGCTTGCTGAACGGCTTGATAAATGGTTTCTGTATCTAATCCTAAGAGAGTACCAATTGCGGCAGCTACGGACGGCCCTAAGTGAGCGATATGGTCTATTTTGTGTTCGTGGAGACAAATGCCTTTAACTAAATCGATCTGAATTTCATAGCCGGTTGCGATCGCCCGCGTCAGAGCCATACCGTCACAACCGCATTGTTGAGCGGCTGCGATAATCGAAGGGATATTATCTCCAGGGTGGGAGTAATCTGCGGCATGGAACGTATCATGAAAGTCGAGTTCCCTAACTGCGACGCTATTGGCCCAAGCCGCCCATTCCGCACAGACTTTTGTTTCTGGGGGAACGCCAAAGAGGGTCGCGCCACCCGTGCGTGGGTGAGCGAGGGCTTGAGCGCGGGCGGTTTGGACTGA
Coding sequences within it:
- a CDS encoding MmgE/PrpD family protein → MKIHQVRTYPSKEYLPREDQLAWKIAAVASDPVVVEDNVVEMIINRIIDNAAAACAALNYHSVQTARAQALAHPRTGGATLFGVPPETKVCAEWAAWANSVAVRELDFHDTFHAADYSHPGDNIPSIIAAAQQCGCDGMALTRAIATGYEIQIDLVKGICLHEHKIDHIAHLGPSVAAAIGTLLGLDTETIYQAVQQAAHTTITTRQSRKADISSWKAYAPAFAGKNGLEAVDRCMRGEGSPSPIYEGEDSIIAWILSGPDAVYHMPLPEPGEPKRAILESYTKEHSAEYQAQGLIDLAFRMGEKIDDFEKIKEIVIHGSHQTHYVIGTGSGDPQKMNPKATRETLDHSIMYIFAVALQDGRWHHFDSYTPERAQREDTVRLWQKIRTLEDPEWTRRYHSRDPKERAFGARVEIFFTDGSKLEDELAVANAHSYGARPFQRPNYIRKFEMLTEGIIAPKEQKDFLELVQQLPKLAPEDLMKLNLIASPGYLIENTAPGIF